From a single Solenopsis invicta isolate M01_SB chromosome 6, UNIL_Sinv_3.0, whole genome shotgun sequence genomic region:
- the LOC105200528 gene encoding reticulon-4-interacting protein 1, mitochondrial, which translates to MLQKTILGLKCTIRTTHLRSLSKLSANLKEDPGDKMQAWQIHSFNGLEDLKLSNVRIPIITNPTDVLVKIEAASVNPIDVAMTDGYGNTLLNVMRKTKNLAFGKFEELDLPLTLGRDFTGVVVSKGFSVDNRLKLGEEVWGVIPIEQQGCHANYVVVDSSLVNPRPQKLSYIEAASILYAGLTAWSALWITGGLCYKTTIVTRLNRRVLVMGGSGGVGTLAIQLLKAWNMHVISTCSSDAVEMLQNLGADVVIDYKQDNADAEIISEGPYDMILDCANQGPEHVRIKGYPHDTYITLNSPLLKNVDHHGLIMGMVRNFGDLLKFNIPKAENKSCVKWGFFMPSRIGINFLQKLVENEEIVPVVQQVYPFQDLPQAYERLKQGHLRGKLVIDMR; encoded by the exons ATGCTGCAAAAGACGATTCTAGGATTAAAATGTACCATTCGAACAACGCATCTTCGCTCTCTATCGAAGCTGTCGGCTAACTTGAAGGAGGATCCGGGCGACAAGATGCAAGCCTGGCAGATACATTCGTTTAACGGCCTGGAGGATCTAAAGCTCTCCAACGTCAGGATACCGATAATCACAAATCCCACTGACGTCTTGGTGAAGATCGAAGCCGCTAGTGTAAACCCCATTGACGTTGCGATGACAG atGGCTATGGTAACACTCTCCTAAATGTCATGCGCAAAACCAAGAATTTAGCTTTTGGAAAATTCGAAGAATTGGATTTGCCATTGACATTAGGTAGAGACTTCACAGGAGTAGTTGTCTCAAAAGGATTCTCTGTAGACAACAGGCTCAAGCTAGGCGAGGAAGTTTGGGGAGTGATTCCAATTGAACAGCAGGGCTGTCACGCAAATTATGTTGTTGTTGACAGTAGCTTA gttAATCCACGTCCTCAGAAATTATCTTATATCGAAGCTGCAAGTATCTTGTACGCTGGACTGACTGCATGGTCTGCCCTATGGATCACAGGCGGGTTATGTTACAAAACGACAATAGTTACAAGACTGAACAGGCGCGTCCTGGTCATGGGAGGCTCGGGAGGTGTTGGCACTTTGGCTATACAGTTGCTGAAAGCTTGGAACAtgcat GTAATCAGTACATGTAGTAGCGACGCCGTAGAGATGCTGCAGAATTTAGGTGCTGATGTTGTCATTGATTACAAGCAAGATAATGCTGATGctgaaattatttcagaagGACC ATACGACATGATCTTAGACTGCGCGAATCAGGGGCCAGAGCATGTCAGAATAAAGGGATACCCGCATGATACATACATAACATTAAATTCgcctctattaaaaaatgttgatcaTCACGGGCTAATTATGGGAATGGTAAGGAACTTTGGAGATCTTCTAAAGTTTAATATTCCAAAGGCGGAAAACAAAAGCTGTGTTAAATGGGGATTTTTTATGCCTTCCCGGATAGggattaattttcttcaaaagctTGTGGAAAACGAAgag ATCGTGCCTGTTGTTCAACAGGTGTATCCTTTCCAAGACTTGCCACAAGCTTATGAGAGATTAAAGCAAGGTCATTTAAGAGGCAAACTAGTCATTGACATGAGATAA